The Sulfurimonas sp. genome includes a window with the following:
- the pyrC gene encoding dihydroorotase: MKTHTLLMPLDMHLHLRDGVMLENVAPLTAYSFSGAIIMPNLVPPVTTLDDVKKYKERIMATVPNDYFEPYMTLFYKNYDKAFLESVADHITAIKLYPDGATTNSEGGVSSFDIEEMRETLEAMSELEIPLCVHGETAGFVMDREAEFMSIYELLAKNFPNLKIIMEHITTKAAVDMLDKYENLYATITVHHLLLTLDDVVGGMMMPHNFCKPIAKRPEDLDALLSVALEAHPKVMFGSDSAPHPRDKKESCGCAAGVFTAPIALQLLCEIFEQYDKLENLQAFVSDNAQSIYGICPEFKEVVLEKRPFEIPDSYSGVVPLYAGKLINWAIQSVE, encoded by the coding sequence ATGAAAACTCACACTCTTTTAATGCCGCTTGATATGCACTTACACCTACGTGATGGTGTTATGCTTGAAAATGTAGCTCCACTTACTGCTTACAGTTTTTCAGGTGCTATTATTATGCCAAATCTAGTACCGCCCGTTACAACTTTAGATGATGTGAAGAAATATAAAGAGCGTATTATGGCTACGGTTCCAAATGATTATTTTGAACCGTATATGACACTTTTTTATAAAAACTACGACAAAGCATTTTTAGAAAGCGTTGCTGATCATATAACAGCTATAAAGCTTTATCCTGATGGTGCTACTACAAACTCTGAAGGCGGTGTAAGCAGTTTTGATATTGAAGAGATGCGTGAGACGCTAGAAGCTATGAGTGAGTTAGAGATCCCTTTATGTGTGCACGGTGAAACTGCAGGTTTTGTAATGGATAGAGAAGCCGAGTTCATGAGTATATATGAACTTCTTGCAAAAAACTTTCCAAACCTAAAAATTATTATGGAGCATATAACTACAAAAGCCGCTGTCGATATGCTTGATAAGTATGAAAATCTATATGCAACTATTACTGTTCACCACCTGCTTTTAACTCTTGATGACGTAGTTGGCGGAATGATGATGCCACATAACTTTTGTAAGCCTATTGCAAAGCGCCCTGAAGATCTCGATGCTCTTTTAAGTGTAGCTCTGGAAGCTCATCCAAAAGTTATGTTTGGATCAGATTCTGCGCCACATCCAAGAGATAAAAAAGAATCTTGCGGATGTGCAGCAGGTGTATTTACCGCACCAATTGCATTACAACTGCTATGTGAAATATTTGAGCAGTATGATAAACTAGAAAATCTACAAGCATTTGTAAGCGACAATGCCCAAAGCATATACGGTATATGCCCTGAGTTTAAAGAGGTTGTTTTAGAAAAACGCCCTTTTGAAATTCCTGATAGCTATTCAGGTGTTGTGCCTTTATATGCAGGTAAATTAATTAACTGGGCAATTCAAAGCGTTGAATAA